The sequence TTGTTATTGTACCCAAAAAGCAAagggaggaaaagaaaaacctttAAACAAAAACTTACTATTGATGGTTGAAGAAGAGTTGGTGTTAGTGTTGTTGTTGGTCtgttgttctttctttttcttggctgcttttcttctctttgcaCCTGATGGCATGATTGATTGATCtctcctctctctttcttgTGGGTCTTcaagggaaaaaaaataaaaattagagacCCAGATCCTGTTTCTTAAAAATACTACAAGTACAGGTAGGAGAAGAGAGGAGGTGGAGCAGCCAGTTAAATGGCGTTTagattctctttcttctttctattCCTCTCTATGGCTACTGGATTTATTCTTGTTCGCTATGTGTGTGTGCTTTGTTTGTGTAATTCAGCTTTGTTTTTTAGTGCGTATAAAAAGAGATATAATGATAATATGTGTGGAAACAAgggtttatttatttcaatttttatggCAAGTGTCATTTTGTGAGTGAGTGTTGTCTGCGGCCATTGCGggtattttgtttaaatttcaaaaaaattgagtattaaagatttaatttaattgccttctttttttaaaaaaaaaaaaaaaaagtttgggTATTCTCATGAGAAAGATAGGCGGATAGGGTGGGGTATTATATTTTGCATCTATTGAGTTGGAAATTTGGCTTTCAATTTTTGATAGGGAAGGTGGGGCGGGTGGTCTAGAATTTGCCAAGTTAAATCAGCTATATATATTACTGAATTTTGAATATCAAAAATCAAGGTTTCAAATTTTTACATTAACtctttatgtatatatttttcttttatgaatttatatcaaattttGATAGTTGGAAAATGGACCCACATGAACATGATTTCAACTTTGTAATATCAGATTTTTagcttttataaaaatatataattttaaaaaattaaagggtATGATGACTTTTAATTATCTCATAcacaaattaatgaattttatttattttttaaatattttatatgatacaAAGTGAAGTCAAACCacctataaaatttaataaattaaaatttttaaatcgTCTAAAACtcacattttttaattatatgatctAAACCGTCTATGAAtgaattagttaataattcatttgaaatagataattttaaattaatttatatttttaattaaatctaggAGCAAAAagtgttttgttttgaatCGTTTTAATGTTGGTGtgaataatttacttttaatgctatcataaatataaaacacaatcataaataaattagtatatatacaaaattactaatttatttgaatataaaactaaacaaAAACCAATTTAtattgtgaaaaaaaaaaagcaatttattcttaatcttcatgtatataaataagtcagattttcattaaaacaagttctttttttttttttctaattttgtttgttcGTTGTGATTGGATTTATGAACTCTCTATATatcttaataaaatgatttctGTAGGTTAGTTGAGATGtgtttataaaattctttgaattaataaaaatatatatgacgGGGCAAGGTGTCACGTGCTTTTTCCACGTGCCTTGATCATCTTGTTCTAAATTAAGTGATAATAAAAGGTGGTTTTGGATTGGGATCTGAATTTGAATCATCGAGAGCAATGTTTGATTTCTGAAAGGTAAAATGGGTTTTACTAAGGATAACATTAGGGTTCATTGGTGTCCGTAAGGTAGATTgtttttgtacttttatttaaCGTTGTTGTATTATTACATGTGGATTATTAAAACCAAGGATATTATTATCttgtaaattaaattcttaatcaataattatatgataattataataaaaaataaatacctaaaaatcttaaaatctatttaaataaaaaagtataattgcgatttatattttacttttattttcttttagttttaaattataaattttatggtgtttcatttatttgttaCTGATCCTTTGAAAAGCTACAGAAAGTAGGCAATGGAAGATTAATGTCGGCAACTTGTGTGTGAAACGTTGAAACCAAAGTGAATATGGTCAAATAGAACATCAATTGATTAGTACATCTTACTCCCGGTTCATATCATCATAACCCATTTTGATATTTACAGTTTAGAAAGCCACTCTTATGCAATGTATGCTTCTAAGGACTAATTTGACAAAAATCTCTAAATCATCATCTAAACATTTGTTTCCTCACTACATAGCAATGTTTTTGACTGTATGTCAGACcggtctaataaaaataataattataataaattattaaattttaataatagttaataaacTTCAAATACTAAAGAtctaagtaattaaataacaaatttaagtagcatcataatatttttcttggttATTAAGCCTAtgagtaaaataatataaatcaaaatatataatttataagaaaatatacatacaatttttttaaaaaaattattaccaGTTGAATCggttttttctaatttagcCAATTCAAGTAGATTCAGCcatgtttaattataattttaattattatagataaaattaatctatattCTGATTAAACTAACCAGTTCGATCtggttttaaaaataatgatatatattatagtgcattttctttctcattagCTTTCCTTATAATTGAGATGCAAAAGACCAAAATGAATTGGGAATGTTTCCACCAACAATTAGATTAGAAAAAGctttggtaaaaaaaaaaatgttactCTTGGGTTTATCCCAAAAGTGTATCATTGATGTGtatgtattttaaaatagcaaggatttgtatttttttgtcattttcttttcatgattaaaatctttccttttctttttttggtaaTACATTGTTCCAAAGCTTACTCAATTTTCCAAcaagtttaattaaatttgaatttcttaaatttagaTTCGAATCTAGACCAATCTTATATTTAAGCataaaactttaatttgtaattaagaATATACAATTTCATTATAAGCATAAAAGCTTATTCGATGggctttaaaaaaataatgctcTCAAATTTGTttcaaaactaataaaatattttcatatttagacttaaatatttttaaaatattttttattttatggtttatatattttttatactttttatataacttttattataaagtttataaaattaaaattaaactagtTATTTACTTGCACATTTCAcaactgttattattattttaattatagataacaatataaaatgaatgtataaaaaaattaacaaaatttataataatttatatttatcatattttgaaaaatatttataatataaattattctaaaacgtctctttaatataatttttttttaatattttaagatctTATTAATGCAagaattatatgaattaatttaaataatattattgtttaaGCTCATCATATAAAATGGATattataaatctaattaacGTATTTTTATTAGGATTACAAATCActctatatttaaaaaaattaatttattaattaataaaaaataaaaaatataaaacattatttttaagattcaATTCATGTTTAACtaggaaaataatttttcaattgatatattaattatataaaagtataaaaattatacatcaaaataatatttatgcatcagaaataaatacacacacacacacacacacatatatatatatatatatatatatatatatatatatatataattcttgacatcttaattaattaattatacatagttaatattttctcaaaaatgTTATGTatcattaatattactatatagtttattttcaatttctcaaaattaaaaaattattttataaataaaaaataaaaataattaaaatactattagtgattaataataataaaaattatacatcaataatattcaaaataaatacgTATAGTAAAAGATctttatgtataaaaaataaatatataatattaaaataattttataccTCAAAATTTATACATTGATAATCGTATTAAGTTGTATGAATTTGGGCCGACCTATGAAATTAGCCCAATCATAAGAAACCTTGTTATGGTCCAGAAGGCAGAGCAAGtctttctaaaaagaaaataaaaataaaagcaaattaaagattaaatgaaaagaaaaaaaaaacagctGTTTCTAACGACAAAGTCCAATGACGGATACAGAGAAGAGAAGCAGGAAAGCAGCTTGAGCTATGAAAGGAGTAACCCTTCTATCTTTGCCCATTTCAGATCTAACTCTTCTCTGATCCAAATCCAAATCCAGAGCAAAATACCAGAGCCTCTCTGACCATACTGTAATATCTATAAGGGGATTGTTTATTTCACTGTAAAATTAACGATCAAAGAAAATGGATGCATTAAGGAAACAAGCCTTCAAGCTAAGAGAACAAGTTGCCAAGCAACAACAAGTAAATTCTTTGGCTTTtaccctttttctttacttcaCTTCCTTGATGCCTTTGCTTCTGCTCGTTTGACTTTTCCTCTAAGTTCTGTTTGTTTCCTGAGAAATTTTTTGGGAATGCTTTAATTCTTGCTGTTTTGgtatttattcttttggtAACTAAAGAGAGAAGTAATTGGATTGAGCTGAAGTATGTTGACTGGAATCAGAGTCCTAGCTTTTAGAGAAAATGAGCTGAaagtaaaagagaaagagagggtAGTTAATTGTTATTCTGTAAGCTATGTAGCGATTATGATGGTTTTAGATTGAATCAAGATGTTAAAAGTGAGATAATCTTCTTTAGAACTGCCGGTATGTGTAACTTACTCTACATAGTAATAGATTCATTAGAAGCTTAAATATATTAAGTTCTAATGATTAAGAATGTTGTGAGAGTATCCAGCGAATTACTGAAGATCATATGGTGCAACTCTTTTTTTGGTCAAGCTGACATTGTAATGtaatttactattaaatttatttgatttatagaattttggGTTTCAGGCTGTTATAAAACAGTTCAGTGGGACTGGTTATGAAAGCTCAGATGTAATGGTTATTGATGAGGTCGAGATGCAGAGACATCAACAATTGGAGAAACTCTATAGGTCAACTCGTGCTGGGAAGGTGaggatttttttttccacTTCAAGATTAAAGATTGATGCTAGAGTTATCTTCTCTTGTTGTCTTTCACTATAAACAGCATCTATTACTGTGTCAATATGAAATCTAACATGCTAAAATTAGACACATTAATGTCTAGCTCTCCATTTAGTGAAAGGAGTTTCAGACTTCAGTGTCATAATAAGCATTACTTTTGGGGATATTGAGATCACTTCTTTGAGTCTTCCGCTATTACTCGTGTCGAGGCCTGATTTGCAGGAAAGCTCAGATTGACATATAGCACACAAGGAAATATAATGTGTATTAGCATTCTAATTTTTGTGGTTCAAGGAAGTACTTTTCATCTCTTTGTAAAATTCAAAGTACCATTGCTTGGTCGTCCTATTACAGACTTTTGTAATTGCAAAACTGATTTCATTTACCCACTTGGCGAAGGTATTTTCTTACTTTGTTTGCAATACGATATGCGAGGATTGAGGTGGAAGATATGACACTTAATATGTAGGTTGCGTCACATTGCTGTTTTTGATTGCATTAGTTTCAAGAAAAAACAGGATATCAAGAGAATgagacatttttttttcttttttttttttaccattaaaagaatgattaaatattttgcAGAATGTAACTTTTCCTGTTGCCCTTAGTTCACTTACCCCAATAAATTCCTCTCTTGGTTATATAGGATCATGAATATGCTTCTATTATTTCCCTTTCTTGCAAATTTCTTATGCTTTACTGCTTTTTAATTGGCTATAATACTCTTTGTTCCAGGATTTTCAGAAAGATATTGTTAAAGCAGCAGAAACATTTACAGCTATTGGGTACAAACATATTGAAGCAGGTGGAAATCAGTTAATATGCTATCTGAACTTAGTCAATTATCATAAGGGAACATAAAATAGGACAGAATGAGTTTGATGTGAGCTtcatttgtatttatattccTAGTTCTATATTATTGCCAAATTGTAGTTATTTGACCTAAGTATTCATTcttatcaaaatatacaagttttgtGACAGGAACCAAATTGTCTGAGGATTGCTGCAGATATGGAACTGAGAATGCCAACGATAACATACTGTCTAAGGGTGCAGGTATATATGGCGAGGCCCGTAAACATGTAGAGAAGGAGCAAGAAGACTTGATTCGATTGTTATCTTCACAGGTTGACTTCTTAACATTCCACGTCATAGAATAGTTTTTTGTGTTGTTTAAGGGACAACATGGTAGTTGAATTAAATATCGTTTTTCCAATCATCTGTGAACACATTTATTCAACTCATCTCAACTAATTCTCAGTATCAAACTGATTTTGGCGTAGTGCTGTTggttgcttttatttttcagcTTTCACCAGCTTGGCCTGGTGTCAATTTGGGTCTATCTCTCCTATTCTCTCTCCCACTCACTTTCCCATACTAGTGTCACTTTCTATACAAGAGCATCTACAGGTCTATATTGCACATGCTCAAACCATCTCTGAACCTCCTCAACAACCATCTCTGAACCTCCTCAACCTTCCAAATGGGAAGCTGACTTCACTATTGAATTCTTGGTTGATTAGGGTCCCTGTGAAGGAGTGAACCAATGCTGAGGGGTGATTTCATTGAATAGTGTTTATTGATTTAACAGTTTCAGGGGACAGTCGATTAAATTTAAGGACTATAAGATGTTAATTAATAGATGgcaaaataaccaaaatatgaagaaatgaGAAGTTTAATTGAGAATATCCCCATGATGAGATATATATACTTGTGAGCATCACCACTTCTCTTGTAGTGATAGCTATTTGCTTCACATTTTATTTTGGCAAATGTATCTCCACTTCTGCATTCATTTTTTGATCGGTAGTTGGTACATTTTCTTACCACTGGTTTTACAATCACCATATCAACCTTTAACACCTTACACTCTTTTTTCTATACCTTCTTGATGCCGTGGTTAATTTTAGACGCTTCTCATcctatcaatttctttttttgtttgaatggTTGTGTATGTACATTCAACCAGTTGTAGGACTTTTTGTAAAGTGACCTTATCATTCTAACAATTGTGCTATGTATTTATAGAGGCGTTGCATCTCTACTCATTCTGATGCATATCTAGACAATCTGAATTATGTTCAAACTAACAACAGCAGGGTTGACTGTTTACTAAAAACAAGGCATTTAATATGAATTATGAGATGTGGATCTCTCAATGTCATCTATATGAAGTGAGGTAGTAATTTCATTGGGTTAAAGTCAGGAGTGTGAGAAATAAAATCATGAGATCCCTTTTGGAAGAGAATGCTGGGGTACTCAGTGTTTTGGAGTGTGTTATGAGTTCACAGGGCTCAAAACTGGGTGTAGAAAACATAGTACTGACCCAATTTGCCTCATCCTCAAACCTAGATAATAACTTTGAAACtccttttttaaatttgaattcttcTTTTGCTAGAACCTTTTGTTTTCCGTGTGAATACATTTTGTTACATGCATTAATGCTTGTTAAAACTTAACAGAACCTACTGTCATTACAATTACTGGTGAATTCTGATTGATGAGTCATGTGTTTTCTAATTCTTCTCTTCCAGGTTTTAGATCCCCTGCGAACAATGATCAATGGTGCTCCTCTGGAAGATGCTCGCCATCTTGCTCAACGTTACAGTCGGATGAGACAGGAAGCAGAGACACAGGTAATTAGAGAAATGGCATCCCATTTATTAGTAACATACTATTTCGAGTTATACTGATGCTCCTAACTTTTCTTTAGGCCCCTTAGTTTCAGTATTTGCCTGGAAAAATTCATAACTTGTATTGGTTATTGAGAGCAAACAGGCAGCAGAGGTTTCTAGAAGACAAGTGCGAGTAAAAGAAACTCCAATTCCTGAAAATGTTGCAAAGTTGCATGCAGCAGAAGCAAAGATGCAAGAACTGAAAGCAAACATGGCTGTTCTTGGTAAAGAAGCTGCCGCTGCTTTGGCTGCTGTTGAAGCTCAGCAGCAAAGATTGAGTTTCCAGAGGCTTGTTGCTATGGTAAGCATGCTACTAAATGTTTTTGATCTTATCATCTGTTTTGAAGCTTTTTATTTGGACTATGAATTCATTTAAGCTTATGTTTTGAAGGTTGAAGCAGAAAAGAATTACCATTTGAGAATTGCTGCTATTTTCAGTGAGGTTGAAGCTGAGGTTAGTTCGAGACCTCTGTTCTTAGTGAGATACTTTTATCTAAATGGAGAATATATAAGCTTATGCCCTGGCCTGGAATTTGTTAGATGGTCTCCGAGAAACAACGGAAAGAGTCTGCTCCTCCGGTGATTCCATCTCCTGTGATTCCATCAGAAAATGGCTCAGAAAAGATGTACTTCTTGGCTGAAGTAAGTTAGTGATACCCTACTTTCAAATTTGAGAGGTGACATGCCAGAATCTCTTTCACAGCTTCGCtatcaaaattatatgtaGCTTACAAATGGTTCTAGATCTACCCTGGTCAAATAACATGTAGGAGATGAGGGGTGACATGCTGAATTCAAAGAACATATAGGGGATGAGGGATGACGTGTTGGATTTTTATCTGAAATGCTTTATGGCAAGCTGTTCATCTTGGAAAAGTACCTTTGAGTAGCAAATAATGGTCTTATTGGAACTTTATTGACCATCTTATCTACTTTGCAACTTTCATGGTACAGATGCATACCAGATTGGTCGGATCTTTATCTAATTTCATCTTTTGTAATGGGATGAACGATGGGTGCTACCTTTAGGGGCCCAATATCATTTAGATCTTGGAGTATTATCTTTTGCACTCTTTGGGTAATGAGTGAGATTCTTCAATTCATCTTTAATGCTTTCCTAAAGACTTGCACTTAACTGTATTATAACCTTTTAGACCATATTTTGTGAACCTAGCATTTTTTTCCATTGTCAttgtcaaaatataaaaatagggTCTTCCTTTTGTTGAAGGGAGTTTTATTCATCTAAAGAATAGATCAAGTCAGTTATCCTTGATCTTCTGTAATGGAAGAGCAGGAAGCTAGTTTGCCAGGTGGTACTTTGTTGGTATACTGAAAGTACGTCAGTTGGTACTTCGAAATATGATTAGTTGTCTCTTTGTCTGCAAGAGTCCTAATCTTGAATTATTTGGAGGTCCAATCATTAAGCAATATAAACTCACAGCTTTATGAAATGAAGCACGAAAACAGGAGGCAGAagctattattttaaagtGGGATTTTGTGGATAGTATCAAATGATTCCCCATTATTAACTCCGTACTTTACATTGAACAAGGATTTGGAACTTAATTTAGTCACTGTAATTACCATTCGTCAGCAAACACACTGCATCTTTGTACACTTGATACATGAACCATTCAAGTCAGCTTTACCTCTTGCAGGTGACACATCCTTTCATTGCAGAAACAGAGAAGGAGCTGAGCTTGGCTGTTGGCGACTATGTTGTTGTGCGAAaggtctttttctttcatttgagATGTATTACAACTGAATTTAGACAGCATTCTTTTAAACAATATGTAAATCTAGGTTATGCATTGGTAAGTGCTATCTGGTCGTGTTCACAGTTGAAAAACTGGTCAATGAGTTGGTGCTATATGATTTTCAACGAGTTAGGCCTCCCTTTCAATGATTGTCTGGTCTTAGCTCATTCATGAGATATCCATGACATGTCGATACACTTTCACTAGGCTGGATAATTTGTTCTGCAGCCCGGTATCTGGAACCAATGGAAGTATTGCTTGATATTACCGGACAAGCATGAGATCCATTCGAATTTTTATGAAACTGTTTGGTGTAAACTGTGGCAAATGTTCATGTGAAACTTCCAacagtttctttttatttcttcctCCAGACCTTACATCCAGTGGTTCTTTTCCTCcccctttctcttttttttgcATTGCGTCACCTCTGTTCTCAAATGCTTTCTTCATTTCTATCCCTTTCTGCAAACTCCGTGGTGCTAACAGAAAATATCTCATGAGGAACTAGTAAAATTCTTTGAGATTGTGTCTGGCATCAACAGATGTACACATTTTCATGTTATCTTACTGCATGAATACTTATTTATCACCTATAGATAATAGTTATAAGAGGGATGTGTTCCTTTTGTAAATAATAGAGACCTTCTTGTGCAAAGTAATATAGAATAATACAAAGGATCAAGTGTTTCTGAAACTTCATGTGTAATTCCAGGTCAGCCCAAATGGATGGTCGGAAGGAGAATGTAAAGGCCGAGCAGGCTGGTTCCCTTCTGCATATGTGGAGAAGCGCCAGAGGATTCCCACAAGTGATGCAACTACTCAAGTTTACTAGTCTTACTCTAAAGTGCTCAGCTGCCCGAAAGCTTTGTTCCTTCAAATTTGGAAAGGTTTCACAACTGCACATCACTGTGGAGTTTGAGtggggaaaagaaaacataaagaaCGAAACATgttatcaatttttctttttaacactttccattgtatattattttattggatCTTGGGAGAAAGTAATATGTGCAAAATGACATTTTTGTTTGTTCGGAATCGGAAAGAATGTGctcatcaaatgaagtttagATGAATCTTTCGCCCGTATTATGTTAGCTGAGTTTAGATGACTCGCATCCTTATGTTAACATgacaattattttgttaaatggGGGGGATTGATTTCGGTTCATGTTAAGATTTCTAAAGGAGCATTTCATAAACAAAGTGAAATTCTAGATCCCAAAAACAGAAGTACAACAGCAAAATTATTCTCTTTGTACTCAAAACTgcttcactttttttttttccaactTTCTGATCTCTCTGCGTGATTGGATGTATGCAAATTACAGTGACGTGGTAGATTAATAAATAGCTGTTCTTAATTCAAGAACTTTCTGTATGCTTTCAACTTTTCTCTGTGAGCAGCCAAAAGGAATCAGAAAACTTCCTTTCTTCTTAAGTTGCACTCATGTGAAGTGAAACCAAGGAAGCGTAAGTGCCATTATCAATCTTCATGAGTGCATCATGTCTTCCTTTCTCAGCAATCACTCCATTCTTCACTACAGCAATGATATCAGCACATTTTATGGTAGTAAGACGGTGGGCAACAATTACAGTGGTTCTGTTAATCATTACTTTATCTAATGCTTCTTGCACTACACGCTCTGACTCTGCATCCAATGCACTCGTCGCCTCATCAAGCAAGAGGATTCTTGGATTCTTTAGTATTGCTCTGGCGATGGCTATTCTCTGCTTTTGTCCACCCGATAGTTGCACTCCTCGTTCACCTACAGAAGTTTCATATCCCTGTGGTAATGAACTGATGAAGTTGTGTGCATTAGCTGCTTTTGTTGCTGCTATTATCTCGTCCTCAGTAACATCTCCTTGCTTGCCATAAGCAATATTGTCACGGATGGTTTCATTGAAGAGTATTGGTTCTTGCCCCACTAATCCCATTTGTTGTCTCAACCAGCTTAGTTTGAACTTCTTGATTTCGACACCGTCTAAATAAACTTTGCCAGAATCAGGATCATAAAATCTCTCTACGAGACTAATTACTGTTGACTTCCCACTGCCACTCTCCCCTACCAAAGCAACTGTCTGGAGATAGAGATTCAAGTTGAGTTCGTAATTCATGTGAGGCTCAGTTTTGTACTTTAGAAGAAATCTGAACATGATATAAAGACATTATGATTTAAAGTAATGATAAGTACCTTCCCAGAGGGGATACTGAGGGTTAAGTCTCTGAAAATTTGAACATGTGGTCTCATTGGGTATTTGAAACTGACATGTTCGAGTTCGATATCACCCTTTACATTTGCAAGTGTAGTGCCTTCATCACTGCTCGAGTC comes from Ricinus communis isolate WT05 ecotype wild-type chromosome 5, ASM1957865v1, whole genome shotgun sequence and encodes:
- the LOC8284034 gene encoding SH3 domain-containing protein 3 isoform X4, translating into MDALRKQAFKLREQVAKQQQAVIKQFSGTGYESSDVMVIDEVEMQRHQQLEKLYRSTRAGKDFQKDIVKAAETFTAIGYKHIEAGTKLSEDCCRYGTENANDNILSKGAGIYGEARKHVEKEQEDLIRLLSSQVLDPLRTMINGAPLEDARHLAQRYSRMRQEAETQAAEVSRRQVRVKETPIPENVAKLHAAEAKMQELKANMAVLGKEAAAALAAVEAQQQRLSFQRLVAMVEAEKNYHLRIAAIFSEVEAEMVSEKQRKESAPPVIPSPVIPSENGSEKMYFLAEVTHPFIAETEKELSLAVGDYVVVRKVSPNGWSEGECKGRAGWFPSAYVEKRQRIPTSDATTQVY
- the LOC8284034 gene encoding SH3 domain-containing protein 3 isoform X1, whose protein sequence is MDALRKQAFKLREQVAKQQQNFGFQAVIKQFSGTGYESSDVMVIDEVEMQRHQQLEKLYRSTRAGKDFQKDIVKAAETFTAIGYKHIEAGGNHFVTGTKLSEDCCRYGTENANDNILSKGAGIYGEARKHVEKEQEDLIRLLSSQVLDPLRTMINGAPLEDARHLAQRYSRMRQEAETQAAEVSRRQVRVKETPIPENVAKLHAAEAKMQELKANMAVLGKEAAAALAAVEAQQQRLSFQRLVAMVEAEKNYHLRIAAIFSEVEAEMVSEKQRKESAPPVIPSPVIPSENGSEKMYFLAEVTHPFIAETEKELSLAVGDYVVVRKVSPNGWSEGECKGRAGWFPSAYVEKRQRIPTSDATTQVY
- the LOC8284034 gene encoding SH3 domain-containing protein 3 isoform X2; this encodes MDALRKQAFKLREQVAKQQQAVIKQFSGTGYESSDVMVIDEVEMQRHQQLEKLYRSTRAGKDFQKDIVKAAETFTAIGYKHIEAGGNHFVTGTKLSEDCCRYGTENANDNILSKGAGIYGEARKHVEKEQEDLIRLLSSQVLDPLRTMINGAPLEDARHLAQRYSRMRQEAETQAAEVSRRQVRVKETPIPENVAKLHAAEAKMQELKANMAVLGKEAAAALAAVEAQQQRLSFQRLVAMVEAEKNYHLRIAAIFSEVEAEMVSEKQRKESAPPVIPSPVIPSENGSEKMYFLAEVTHPFIAETEKELSLAVGDYVVVRKVSPNGWSEGECKGRAGWFPSAYVEKRQRIPTSDATTQVY
- the LOC8284034 gene encoding SH3 domain-containing protein 3 isoform X3 yields the protein MDALRKQAFKLREQVAKQQQNFGFQAVIKQFSGTGYESSDVMVIDEVEMQRHQQLEKLYRSTRAGKDFQKDIVKAAETFTAIGYKHIEAGTKLSEDCCRYGTENANDNILSKGAGIYGEARKHVEKEQEDLIRLLSSQVLDPLRTMINGAPLEDARHLAQRYSRMRQEAETQAAEVSRRQVRVKETPIPENVAKLHAAEAKMQELKANMAVLGKEAAAALAAVEAQQQRLSFQRLVAMVEAEKNYHLRIAAIFSEVEAEMVSEKQRKESAPPVIPSPVIPSENGSEKMYFLAEVTHPFIAETEKELSLAVGDYVVVRKVSPNGWSEGECKGRAGWFPSAYVEKRQRIPTSDATTQVY
- the LOC8284034 gene encoding SH3 domain-containing protein 3 isoform X5; the protein is MRSRCRDINNWRNSIGQLVLGRIFRKILLKQQKHLQLLGTNILKQVEIRTKLSEDCCRYGTENANDNILSKGAGIYGEARKHVEKEQEDLIRLLSSQVLDPLRTMINGAPLEDARHLAQRYSRMRQEAETQAAEVSRRQVRVKETPIPENVAKLHAAEAKMQELKANMAVLGKEAAAALAAVEAQQQRLSFQRLVAMVEAEKNYHLRIAAIFSEVEAEMVSEKQRKESAPPVIPSPVIPSENGSEKMYFLAEVTHPFIAETEKELSLAVGDYVVVRKVSPNGWSEGECKGRAGWFPSAYVEKRQRIPTSDATTQVY